A window from Sinanaerobacter sp. ZZT-01 encodes these proteins:
- a CDS encoding 2-isopropylmalate synthase, which produces MKNFDKYQIGYFMPPSCEMHWTKKDHIEKSPIWCSVDLRDGNQALIVPMSLEEKLKFFKFLVSIGFKEIEVGFPAASDTEYEFLRTLIEGNHIPDDVTIQVLTQSREHIIRKTFHALKGAKKAIVHLYNSTSLAQREQVFKKSREQIIEIAEFGANLFNKYAAAYPETEFQFQYSPESFTGTEMDFAAEICNRVIDIWKPTRDKKMIINLPATVSMSMPHVYASQIEYMCSALHDRESLIISLHPHNDRGTGVADAELGLLAGGDRIEGTLFGNGERTGNVDIVTLAMNLYSHGVDPHLDFSNMPAVVDLYESVTRMRVHERQPYSGKLVFAAFSGSHQDAIAKGMKYRDKKEQRIWNVPYLPLDPNDVGREYETDVIRINSQSGKGGIGYLLEQNFGYQLPDAMRESFGYQIKQISDENHKELSHQEIHDIFTSEYVNCFNPIEITKVKFQQKNGIIATIWVTINGEPYSFTANGNGRLDAVSNALKNCCLELDYNIISYSEHALENGSNSRACAYVGVEDSKGNVTWGVGIHPDIISASVNAMVSAINRTLK; this is translated from the coding sequence ATGAAAAATTTTGATAAGTATCAAATCGGCTATTTTATGCCGCCGTCTTGTGAAATGCATTGGACAAAAAAAGATCACATTGAGAAATCTCCTATTTGGTGCAGCGTGGATTTACGTGATGGAAATCAAGCTCTGATTGTTCCTATGAGCTTAGAGGAAAAATTAAAGTTTTTTAAATTCCTAGTATCCATTGGTTTTAAAGAAATTGAAGTTGGTTTTCCGGCTGCTTCTGATACAGAATATGAGTTTTTGCGAACCCTTATCGAGGGAAATCATATCCCCGATGATGTAACCATTCAGGTACTGACACAATCGAGGGAACATATCATTCGAAAAACATTCCATGCACTAAAAGGTGCAAAAAAGGCAATTGTTCATTTATATAATTCAACCTCACTTGCACAAAGAGAGCAAGTTTTTAAAAAATCAAGAGAACAGATTATTGAAATCGCAGAATTCGGTGCAAATTTATTCAACAAGTATGCCGCAGCCTATCCTGAAACAGAATTTCAATTCCAATATTCACCAGAAAGCTTTACCGGGACGGAAATGGACTTTGCTGCAGAAATATGTAACCGAGTCATAGACATCTGGAAACCAACTCGTGATAAAAAAATGATTATTAATCTTCCAGCCACCGTTTCTATGTCGATGCCTCACGTATATGCAAGTCAAATTGAATACATGTGCAGTGCTTTACATGACAGAGAAAGTTTAATCATTTCACTTCATCCTCATAATGACCGTGGAACTGGAGTTGCCGATGCCGAACTTGGACTGCTCGCCGGAGGGGATCGAATTGAGGGAACCTTATTTGGAAATGGGGAACGTACTGGAAACGTTGACATTGTAACTTTGGCAATGAATCTGTACTCACATGGGGTTGATCCACACCTTGATTTCAGTAATATGCCGGCTGTCGTAGATTTATACGAATCGGTTACGCGCATGCGTGTTCATGAAAGACAGCCATACAGCGGAAAATTAGTATTTGCAGCATTTTCCGGATCACATCAGGATGCGATTGCAAAAGGAATGAAATATCGCGATAAAAAAGAACAAAGAATTTGGAATGTCCCTTACCTTCCTCTTGACCCAAATGATGTCGGACGAGAATATGAAACGGATGTAATTCGTATCAATAGTCAATCCGGTAAGGGGGGCATTGGGTATCTTTTGGAACAGAATTTTGGCTATCAGCTGCCAGATGCCATGAGAGAAAGCTTCGGATACCAGATTAAGCAAATTTCTGATGAAAATCATAAAGAACTTTCCCATCAGGAAATCCATGATATCTTTACAAGTGAATACGTGAATTGCTTTAATCCAATTGAAATTACCAAAGTTAAATTTCAGCAAAAAAATGGTATCATCGCCACGATATGGGTTACAATCAATGGAGAACCCTACTCTTTTACTGCGAACGGAAACGGTCGTTTGGATGCAGTCAGCAATGCATTAAAAAATTGCTGTTTGGAGCTTGATTATAATATCATCTCTTACAGTGAACATGCATTGGAAAATGGTTCGAATTCAAGAGCCTGTGCTTACGTAGGCGTAGAGGATTCAAAAGGCAATGTAACTTGGGGCGTTGGCATTCATCCGGATATCATTTCTGCGTCCGTCAACGCTATGGTAAGTGCCATCAATCGAACGTTAAAATAA
- the leuC gene encoding 3-isopropylmalate dehydratase large subunit yields MGMTMTQKILAAHAGLPSVKAGQLIRANLDMVLGNDITSPVAINEFEKAGFDQVFDTKKISMVMDHFAPNKDIKAAQQCKQCRTFAKRFEIENYYDVGEMGIEHALLPEKGLVASGELIIGADSHTCTYGALGAFSTGVGSTDMAAGMATGKAWFKVPEAIRFVLTGQLSEDVSGKDVILHIIGEIGVDGALYKSMEFVGDGLQSLTIDDRLCMANMAIEAGAKNGIFKVDEITTAYMEGRVNRPYTIYEADEDAVYEKTIKIDLGKIKQTVSFPHLPENTKTIDQVGDIKIDQVVIGSCTNGRLSDMAIAAKILEGKHVHKDVRAIIIPATQAIYKEAMKLGYLETFIDAGCIVSTPTCGPCLGGYMGILAEQERCVATTNRNFVGRMGHKNSEVYLASPAVAAASAITGKISGTKEVK; encoded by the coding sequence ATGGGAATGACAATGACACAAAAAATATTAGCCGCACACGCCGGACTGCCTTCTGTAAAAGCTGGGCAACTAATTCGTGCTAATCTAGATATGGTCTTAGGCAATGATATCACCTCCCCTGTGGCCATCAATGAATTTGAAAAGGCGGGTTTCGATCAGGTTTTTGATACGAAAAAAATATCTATGGTAATGGATCATTTTGCGCCAAATAAGGATATAAAAGCAGCGCAACAATGCAAGCAATGCCGTACGTTTGCAAAGCGTTTTGAAATTGAAAATTATTACGATGTAGGTGAGATGGGAATTGAACATGCACTTCTTCCGGAAAAAGGGCTGGTTGCTTCAGGAGAACTCATCATTGGTGCGGATTCGCATACCTGTACTTATGGTGCACTCGGTGCTTTTTCGACTGGTGTAGGCAGTACGGATATGGCTGCAGGTATGGCGACTGGTAAAGCATGGTTTAAAGTTCCGGAGGCCATTCGATTCGTTTTGACCGGACAGCTTTCCGAGGATGTCAGCGGAAAAGATGTTATTCTTCATATCATCGGGGAAATCGGCGTTGACGGTGCTTTATATAAGTCAATGGAATTTGTAGGAGATGGTTTGCAAAGCTTGACAATAGATGACCGGCTTTGCATGGCGAACATGGCGATTGAAGCTGGTGCGAAAAATGGTATCTTTAAGGTTGACGAAATCACGACTGCCTATATGGAAGGAAGAGTGAACCGTCCATATACCATTTACGAAGCAGATGAAGATGCAGTATACGAAAAAACCATCAAAATTGATTTAGGGAAGATCAAGCAGACCGTTTCCTTCCCTCACCTTCCGGAAAATACAAAAACCATTGATCAAGTCGGTGACATTAAAATCGATCAAGTAGTCATCGGTTCATGTACGAACGGCCGCCTATCTGATATGGCCATTGCGGCAAAAATATTAGAAGGTAAACACGTCCATAAGGATGTTCGGGCAATCATTATTCCGGCTACTCAGGCAATTTATAAAGAAGCAATGAAACTGGGATATTTAGAAACATTTATTGATGCAGGCTGCATTGTCTCCACCCCGACCTGCGGTCCTTGTCTTGGTGGCTATATGGGAATCCTTGCAGAACAAGAACGTTGTGTAGCAACGACAAATCGAAATTTTGTTGGAAGAATGGGACATAAAAATTCAGAAGTTTATTTGGCAAGTCCAGCTGTGGCAGCGGCTTCGGCAATTACCGGTAAAATCAGCGGTACTAAGGAGGTAAAATAA
- the leuD gene encoding 3-isopropylmalate dehydratase small subunit: MNAKGFTHKYGDNVDTDVIIPARHLNTANHKELASHCMEDIDVNFIKKVKDGDIMVAGFNFGCGSSREHAPIAIKESGISCVIAKTFARIFYRNAINIGLAILECEEASDDIQNGDEVSVNFDNGVITNLTTNKTYQAEPFPDFIKEIIRSNGLLNSINQ, translated from the coding sequence ATGAATGCAAAAGGCTTTACACATAAATATGGCGACAATGTAGATACAGATGTCATCATCCCTGCACGCCATTTAAATACAGCAAATCATAAAGAGCTTGCTTCTCACTGCATGGAGGATATCGATGTAAATTTTATAAAAAAAGTAAAAGATGGAGACATTATGGTAGCAGGCTTCAATTTTGGATGTGGTTCATCCAGAGAACATGCGCCAATTGCAATTAAAGAATCGGGTATCTCCTGTGTTATTGCAAAAACCTTTGCTCGCATATTTTATCGAAATGCAATCAATATAGGTTTAGCAATCCTTGAATGTGAAGAAGCGAGCGACGACATTCAAAACGGCGATGAAGTATCCGTCAACTTTGATAACGGAGTTATCACAAATCTTACAACGAATAAAACCTATCAAGCGGAACCATTTCCTGACTTTATTAAGGAAATTATCCGAAGCAATGGTTTGTTAAATTCAATCAACCAATAA
- the leuB gene encoding 3-isopropylmalate dehydrogenase gives MNKTITIIKGDGIGPEIVTEAMKVIDAIGQKYRHQFIYQEVAAGGNAIDQYGTSLPKESLEKCLNCDSVLLGAVGGPKWDKTDPSIRPEKALLSIRSEMGLYANLRPAKLFPQLSEASPLKESIVNQGIDFVVVRELIGGVYFGKRSTTTENNELIARDEMSYSEHEIKRIAKIAFETARKRNKNVISVDKANVLDTSRLWRRVMEQTAKDYPDIQYTNMLVDNTAMQIVKCPSQFDVIVTENMFGDILSDEASMITGSIGMIPSSSLGNGTRGMYEPIHGSAPDIAGQNIANPIGTILSAAMMMKYSFDMARESENIEAAVHSVLNQGYRTTDIMSSGKIKVSCTEMGKLIIENL, from the coding sequence ATGAATAAAACAATTACAATTATAAAAGGAGACGGTATCGGTCCGGAAATCGTAACCGAAGCAATGAAGGTAATCGATGCGATCGGCCAGAAATACAGGCATCAGTTTATCTATCAAGAAGTTGCAGCAGGCGGAAATGCAATTGACCAGTACGGCACTTCTCTTCCTAAAGAAAGTTTAGAAAAATGCTTGAATTGCGACAGCGTACTGCTTGGTGCAGTCGGCGGACCAAAATGGGATAAGACAGACCCTTCCATCCGCCCGGAAAAGGCACTCTTGTCTATTCGAAGTGAAATGGGGCTGTATGCAAACCTTCGCCCTGCAAAGCTCTTTCCTCAACTTTCCGAAGCATCTCCACTAAAGGAAAGCATCGTGAATCAAGGAATTGATTTCGTCGTTGTTCGTGAATTGATTGGTGGAGTTTACTTTGGAAAAAGAAGCACAACCACAGAAAATAACGAGTTGATTGCACGCGACGAAATGAGTTATAGCGAGCATGAAATTAAACGTATTGCAAAAATTGCTTTTGAAACAGCAAGAAAACGTAATAAAAATGTCATATCGGTAGACAAAGCAAATGTTTTGGATACTTCCAGACTGTGGAGACGCGTTATGGAGCAGACCGCAAAGGATTATCCAGATATTCAATATACGAATATGCTGGTTGATAATACAGCAATGCAGATTGTAAAATGTCCTTCTCAATTTGATGTTATTGTTACAGAAAATATGTTCGGCGATATCCTATCTGACGAAGCAAGCATGATAACCGGTTCCATAGGCATGATTCCTTCGTCAAGCTTAGGTAATGGTACCCGCGGTATGTATGAGCCAATCCACGGGTCTGCACCGGATATTGCAGGACAAAATATTGCCAATCCAATTGGAACCATACTTTCTGCTGCTATGATGATGAAATATTCTTTTGATATGGCAAGAGAAAGCGAGAACATTGAAGCCGCTGTCCACAGTGTATTAAATCAGGGGTATCGGACTACGGATATTATGAGTTCAGGTAAAATAAAAGTATCCTGTACAGAAATGGGAAAACTCATTATTGAAAACTTATAA
- a CDS encoding thioesterase family protein has protein sequence MKILPLIRIANYYETDRMGIIHHSNYIRWFEEARVDYLDKIGMPYFEIEKMGVMMPVLEAHCEYKDPVHFGDTVVILTKIKEFKGARLTISYEIYDKETKKIRTKGETKHCFVHAETFQPLRLRTDYPKMNERILKLVGADIVDWESNS, from the coding sequence TTGAAAATATTACCGCTGATAAGAATTGCAAATTATTATGAAACGGATCGCATGGGAATTATTCATCATTCAAATTATATTCGATGGTTTGAAGAAGCGAGAGTCGATTATTTAGATAAAATTGGGATGCCGTATTTTGAAATTGAAAAAATGGGAGTAATGATGCCTGTATTAGAAGCGCATTGCGAATACAAAGATCCGGTTCACTTTGGTGATACAGTTGTTATTTTGACTAAGATAAAAGAATTTAAGGGAGCAAGGCTCACGATTTCTTACGAAATTTATGATAAAGAGACGAAGAAGATAAGGACGAAAGGGGAAACAAAGCATTGCTTTGTACATGCCGAAACATTTCAGCCTTTACGTCTTCGCACCGATTATCCAAAGATGAATGAACGCATTTTAAAATTGGTGGGAGCTGATATAGTGGACTGGGAAAGCAATTCTTAA
- a CDS encoding rhodanese-like domain-containing protein: protein MRYAKLMIVIGLLIISTMIFSACTKSEEYENRGYQKITAEEAYQEINENQDAIILDVRTKEEYDAGHINGAILLPNESIKEEKPEQLPDLDAEILIYCRSGNRSKQAAEKLVDLGYTNVKEFGGILDWTYGIVSSDENSPAEVKQPSMSWFETMDLEGNAVTQEIFSEYDLTMINVWGTYCTPCLREMPDLGKINKEYKEKGVQIIGIPIDVFGPDGNISEDQVKKAKGIIEDTDASYIHLLPSEDLIYAKLKDVDVIPYTFFVNSQGEIIGDAYAGSKSEEEWKQIIKEKLNIKK, encoded by the coding sequence ATGAGATATGCGAAGCTGATGATAGTAATAGGACTGCTTATTATTTCTACGATGATTTTTTCTGCATGCACAAAGTCGGAAGAGTACGAGAATAGAGGGTATCAGAAAATTACAGCCGAAGAGGCTTATCAGGAAATAAATGAAAATCAAGACGCTATTATTTTGGATGTACGTACAAAGGAAGAGTACGATGCAGGTCATATAAACGGGGCGATATTGCTTCCAAATGAATCCATTAAAGAGGAGAAGCCTGAGCAGCTTCCGGATTTAGATGCAGAGATTTTAATCTATTGCAGAAGTGGAAATCGAAGCAAGCAAGCCGCTGAGAAACTGGTTGATTTGGGGTATACTAATGTGAAAGAATTTGGCGGAATTTTAGACTGGACTTATGGAATTGTGAGCAGTGATGAAAATTCTCCGGCAGAAGTCAAACAACCAAGCATGAGTTGGTTTGAGACAATGGATTTAGAAGGTAATGCTGTTACACAGGAAATTTTTTCAGAATATGATTTAACCATGATTAATGTGTGGGGAACTTATTGTACACCATGCCTAAGAGAAATGCCGGATTTGGGGAAGATCAATAAAGAATATAAAGAAAAGGGTGTTCAAATCATCGGAATTCCTATTGATGTATTTGGACCTGATGGTAATATATCAGAAGATCAAGTGAAAAAAGCAAAGGGAATTATAGAAGATACCGATGCTTCTTATATTCATTTACTTCCTTCTGAAGATTTAATCTATGCAAAATTAAAGGACGTTGATGTGATTCCATACACCTTTTTTGTAAATAGCCAAGGTGAAATCATAGGGGATGCGTATGCAGGTTCCAAATCGGAAGAAGAGTGGAAGCAGATTATTAAAGAGAAATTAAATATAAAGAAATAG